Proteins encoded together in one Arvicanthis niloticus isolate mArvNil1 chromosome 7, mArvNil1.pat.X, whole genome shotgun sequence window:
- the LOC143442930 gene encoding LOW QUALITY PROTEIN: MLV-related proviral Env polyprotein-like (The sequence of the model RefSeq protein was modified relative to this genomic sequence to represent the inferred CDS: inserted 2 bases in 1 codon; deleted 1 base in 1 codon; substituted 1 base at 1 genomic stop codon), translating into MGLALRQPPLIVQLKASASPVSIKQYPMSQEAREGIQPHICRLLDQGILTPCQSPWNTPLLPVKKPGTGDYRPRRFPREEFERGTEALLETLAVLGYRASAKKAQLCRPRVIYLGYQIHEGQRWLTEACKQTILSIPAPNSSRKLREFLGTARFCRLWIPGFAELAAPLYPLTKQGVLYQWESEHQEAFEAIKRALLNSPVLGLPDLTKPFDLFVDEKQGYVKGVLTQKLGPWRRPVAYLSKKLDPVGSGLYEVNISQALQIVQKEILQFLTGAYQEQADQLTIPHQFQVGDSVWVRRHQSKNLEPRWKGPFVVLLTTPKALKVDASLTGFTPPTSNWLPPFQNRTRPQDGKPTGRTVPKGGNGAQRRTSRGLGGGGCCNPHRRSQLKEVTFYVCPGLHRPWAYHYCGGGSDFYCKSWGYETTGQAHWKPSSSWDYITVSANYTLGRGTGEDCQAWCHPLRISFTSQGKNSGGWTTNAGFVWGLRFYVHGYDKRLLFSIRLVVKELTQPQVVGPNQVLSDRRKLNLPPQRPKLTILKSQVTTTETGSSLSFPSISPKPRLGTGDHLLQILNGAYQTLNITDPDKTQECWLCLSSTPPYYEGVAVIGNLSNHTSVPQLCSHGTQHKLTLSKVSGKGLCLGTVPLTHQALCNKTLRVHPGNYXLTGPNGTQWACNMGLTPCISAQVFNQTRDFCVLVELWPRVIYHSPGYVYSYYEGLSRYXPVSLTLALILGGLTVGGIDAGVGTGAAALAETYQFRQLQQAMHTDLMTLEESVLALEKSLTSLSEVVLQNRRGLDILFLEEGGLCAALQEECCFYADHTGLVRDNMGKLRERLKQRQHLFELGQTWYEKWFNGSPWFTTLISTLLGPIIIILLILLFGPCILNRLVQFMKDRLSVIQAMVLTQQYHQLRQETELN; encoded by the exons ATGGGATTGGCGCTGAGACAGCCACCCCTCATAGTCCAGCTGAAGGCCTCCGCCAGCCCTGTTTCAATCAAGCAATATCCAATGTCACAGGAGGCGCGGGAAGGAATTCAGCCTCATATTTGTAGGCTGCTAGACCAGGGGATTCTGACCCCTTGCCAATCCCCATGGAATACCCCGCTCCTTCCTGTTAAGAAACCAGGCACTGGGGACTACAGACCG CGACGGTTTCCCAGGGAGGAGTTCGAACGAGGGACTGAGGCCCTGCTTGAGACCCTAGCGGTGTTGGGATACCGGGCGTCAGCCAAGAAGGCTCAGCTTTGTAGGCCTCGGGTGATTTACCTGGGATACCAGATCCACGAAGGCCAGAGGTGGCTGACAGAGGCTTGCAAACAAACCATTTTGAGCATTCCTGCGCCTAACTCTTCTAGGAAACTACGAGAGTTCCTGGGGACAGCGAGATTCTGCCGCCTCTGGATACCGGGGTTTGCGGAACTGGCAGCCCCCCTATATCCCCTCACTAAACAAGGGGTATTATATCAGTGGGAATCAGAACATCAGGAGGCTTTTGAGGCCATAAAACGGGCTCTTCTGAACTCCCCAGTCCTGGGACTCCCGGATTTGACCAAACCGTTTGACCTCTTTGTAGATGAGAAACAGGGATATGTGAAGGGGGTCTTGACACAGAAATTGGGGCCCTGGCGACGACCAGTGGCCTACCTGTCAAAGAAATTGGACCCGGTTGGTAGCGGACTCTATGAAGTTAACATCTCCCAG GCACTACAGATCGTCCAGAAGGAGATTTTGCAATTCCTTACAGGTGCCTACCAAGAGCAGGCGGACCAACTAACGATACCTCACCAGTTCCAAGTGGGAGATTCAGTTTGGGTTCGAAGGCATCAATCAAAGAACCTGGAACCGCGGTGGAAGGGACCCTTTGTCGTGCTACTAACCACCCCAAAGGCACTGAAGGTAGACGCATCGCTCACTGGATTCACGCCGCCCACGTCAAATTGGCTTCCTCCGTTCCAGAATCGAACCAGGCCACAAGATGGAAAGCCCACC GGACGAACGGTGCCCAAAGGAGGGAACGGTGCCCAAAGGAGGACGAgccggggtctggggggggggggctgctgcAATCCCCATCGGAGGAGCCAGCTCAAAGAAGTAACCTTTTATGTCTGTCCCGGATTACACCGACCCTGGGCGTACCACTACTGTGGGGGAGGTTCGGACTTCTATTGCAAGTCCTGGGGTTATGAGACGACT GGCCAGGCCCATTGGAAGCCCTCCTCTAGCTGGGACTATATCACAGTAAGTGCCAATTACACCCTGGGCCGAGGAACAGGGGAAGACTGTCAAGCCTGGTGCCACCCCCTTCGAATTTCTTTCACGAGCCAAGGTAAAAATAGTGGGGGATGGACGACCAATGCAGGGTTTGTGTGGGGACTACGGTTTTATGTACATGGCTATGACAAGAGGCTCCTCTTCTCTATCCGCCTGGTGGTAAAAGAACTGACCCAGCCACAGGTAGTGGGCCCCAACCAGGTGCTGAGTGATAGGCGGAAACTAAATCTCCCACCTCAGAGGCCGAAGCTCACCATTCTGAAATCGCAGGTCACAACTACTGAGACGGGCTcatccctctcctttccctccatcTCCCCCAAGCCCCGTCTGGGCACAGGGGACCATTTACTGCAGATTTTAAATGGAGCCTATCAAACCTTGAACATAACAGACCCAGATAAGACTCAGGAATGTTGGCTATGCTTGAGCTCAACACCCCCTTACTATGAGGGGGTTGCTGTGATTGGAAACCTTTCCAACCACACCTCAGTTCCTCAACTTTGCTCACATGGCACCCAACACAAGCTGACCCTGTCCAAAGTATCAGGCAAAGGACTTTGTTTAGGGACAGTTCCTCTTACCCATCAGGCCCTTTGTAATAAGACCCTCCGGGTACACCCTGGGAACTATTGACTTACAGGCCCAAACGGGACCCAGTGGGCCTGCAACATGGGACTGACCCCTTGCATATCGGCTCAGGTCTTTAATCAAACCAGAGATTTTTGTGTCCTCGTTGAGCTGTGGCCCAGGGTTATCTATCACAGTCCAGGCTATGTTTATTCCTACTATGAAGGCTTGTCCCGGTA CCCGGTCTCGTTAACCTTAGCCTTGATTCTGGGCGGCCTCACTGTAGGGGGCATAGATGCAGGAGTGGGTACTGGAGCTGCCGCCCTGGCTGAGACATACCAATTTAGGCAGCTTCAACAGGCCATGCATACCGATCTCATGACACTAGAAGAATCAGTTTTGGCTCTCGAGAAATCCTTGACCTCACTCTCTGAAGTTGTCCtccagaacaggagaggactcgATATCCTTTTCCTCGAAGAAGGAGGGCTCTGTGCAGCCCTCCAAGAGGAGTGCTGTTTCTATGCAGACCACACGGGGTTAGTGAGAGATAACATGGGAAAACTTCGAGAACGgttaaaacaaagacaacatcTCTTTGAATTAGGACAGACCTGGTATGAGAAATGGTTCAATGGGTCCCCTTGGTTCACCACCTTAATATCCACCTTACTGGGACCCATCATCATCATTCTCTTAATTCTTCTATTTGGACCATGCATCCTCAATAGACTGGTCCAGTTTATGAAAGATAGGTTATCTGTGATCCAGGCTATGGTTCTAACTCAACAGTATCACCAACTTAGACAGGAGACCGAGTTAAACTAA
- the LOC143442931 gene encoding uncharacterized protein LOC143442931, whose protein sequence is MAAGQIRSRREPPGSSQALPLRTGNDGRPQYWPFFASDLYNWKNNNPSFTQDPSKLTSLIESVLITHQPTWDDCQQLLQVLLTSEERQRVFQEARKQVPGNDGRPTQIPAEIEEAFPLKRPEWDFTTAAGRASLRLYCQLLVAGLLGAGKKPTNLAQVKSVTQGPEEHPSTFMERLKDAYRVHSPYDPEDPSQATHLIMSFIWQSAPDIRRKLERLEGLRDSSLQDILKEAEKVFNKRETQEEKEERLRRETEEREAQRDRKCNRDLSKIMATVVAGQRQSSQKPGEQEKRAPAVDRDQCVYCKERGHWIKDCPKRLRGPRRPRPAQTSLLNLED, encoded by the exons ATGGCAG CGGGTCAGATTAGAAGTCGAAGGGAACCCCCGGGGTCGTCACAGGCCCTACCGCTGAGAACTGGGAACGATGGTCGCCCCCAATATTGGCCCTTCTTCGCCTCAGACCTTTATAATTGGAAGAACAATAACCCCTCTTTTACACAGGATCCCTCCAAGCTGACTAGTCTTATTGAATCTGTCTTAATTACCCACCAGCCCACttgggatgactgtcagcagctcTTACAGGTGCTCCTCACctctgaggagaggcagagggtctTCCAGGAGGCCCGGAAACAGGTACCGGGCAACGATGGACGCCCCACCCAGATACCGGCTGAAATTGAGGAGGCTTTCCCCTTGAAGCGACCCGAGTGGGACTTCACCACGGCTGCAGGTAGGGCCAGCCTACGTCTCTATTGCCAGTTGCTTGTAGCGGGTCTCCTAGGGGCAGGTAAAAAGCCCACCAATTTGGCCCAGGTCAAGTCAGTCACTCAGGGACCAGAGGAACATCCATCTACGTTCATGGAACGTCTGAAGGATGCCTACCGGGTACATAGCCCATATGACCCGGAGGATCCGAGCCAGGCCACTCACCTCATCATGTCTTTTATCTGGCAGTCGGCTCCAGATATTAGAAGGAAGCTAGAGAGACTGGAAGGGCTAAGAGATAGTAGCCTTCAGGATATTCTAAAGGAAGCTGAGAaagttttcaataaaagagagacacaggaagagaaggaggagaggctgaggagagaaacagaagagagagaggcccagagagatAGGAAATGCAACAGAGATCTTAGTAAAATAATGGCCACTGTAGTAGCAGGGCAGAGACAGAGTAGCCAGAAACCGGGAGAGCAGGAAAAGAGAGCCCCAGCAGTAGATCGAGATCAATGTGTCTACTGCAAGGAAAGGGGCCACTGGATAAAAGATTGCCCCAAGAGACTGAGGGGCCCGCGTAGGCCCAGGCCGGCGCAAACCTCCCTCTTAAACCTAGAAGACTAG